A genomic stretch from Coregonus clupeaformis isolate EN_2021a chromosome 23, ASM2061545v1, whole genome shotgun sequence includes:
- the LOC121536309 gene encoding ankyrin repeat domain-containing protein SOWAHC-like, producing MATDCTEQAVLEFLMEKGGVVKHMDLLDHFESVWKSDSSKKTLFNERLNRHVDSVAFIKLEDGVKFVCLKENSTSSVMRTDPGNDGECNGNGVCGRDSPLSESGERGGSNNVSRDGNRNSSDKCDSPEKDSNAPDVLSWLDNDMESNGNLHHPCCLEEGKVSDVTSGGVREVKLREVSDDSFSGGEVRLRDRRRRESAPALGTDSGVLAGQVQVRGSRRTSRGSQRALLTSALSEDGGWEGLDGDWNNPKSSRRNFIELMMSSSPQVRRSLINRGSRLRDSVRSDSDSTSLLSSADGDCVSVALDPLEHEWMLCASDGQWDSLYPLLILDTSLLTKRDFVTGFSCLHWAAKQGNEELLTQLLEHAKQNNVPVDVNVRSSAGYTPLHLAAMHGHTQVVRVLVDQWSVDSEARDYSGRRAVQYLPPGVSTTAALEPGSGTSPIGGGESDTENTDSGAQGGRWRLPRVLQSNLNQLRLLNGSGEGGGRGRGVRKEQGCSEEVVSESDQRTAPPRTPQDPDHPQHLLQRDGGGSGGGGYGGDQPNQPPQRQTNVQSVWISHCTVRIARTVTVQRRP from the exons ATGGCGACCGATTGCACAGAACAAGCCGTCCTGGAGTTCCTAATGGAGAAAGGAGGGGTGGTCAAACATATGGACCTGCTTGATCATTTTGAATCAGTGTGGAAAAGTGATTCGTCAAAGAAAACACTGTTCAATGAACGGTTGAACCGTCACGTTGACAGCGTTGCTTTCATAAAACTGGAGGATGGAGTGAAATTCGTGTGTTTGAAGGAAAACAGCACAAGCTCTGTGATGCGCACAGACCCTGGCAACGATGGAGAGTGTAACGGCAATGGGGTGTGTGGTAGGGACAGCCCACTATCTGAATCTGGAGAACGGGGTGGGAGCAACAATGTCAGCCGAGATGGGAACAGAAATTCTAGTGATAAATGTGATTCACCTGAAAAAGACTCAAATGCACCCGACGTCCTATCTTGGCTTGATAATGACATGGAATCGAACGGTAATCTTCATCATCCATGCTGCCTAGAGGAAGGTAAAGTTAGTGATGTTACTTCAGGTGGAGTCAGAGAGGTGAAGCTTAGAGAAGTTAGTGATGATTCCTTctcaggtggagaggtgaggctaagagacaggaggaggagagagtcagCTCCAGCACTGGGGACAGACTCAGGTGTGTTGGCTGGCCAGGTGCAGGTGAGGGGAAGTAGGAGGACCTCCCGGGGCTCCCAGAGGGCTCTGCTGACCAGCGCTCTGTCAGAAGATGGCGGGTGGGAGGGACTGGACGGAGACTGGAACAACCCCAAGAGCAGCCGCAGGAACTTCATAGAGCTGATGATGAGCAGCTCCCCACAG GTACGTCGGTCTCTGATCAACCGCGGCTCTCGTCTCAGAGACTCTGTCAGGAGCGACAGTGACTCCACCTCTCTGCTGTCGTCTGCAGACGGGGACTGTGTCTCAGTGGCCCTGGACCCCCTGGAGCACGAATGGATGCTGTGTGCCTCGGACGGCCAGTGGGACAGTCTATATCCGCTGCTAATCCTGGACACCAGCCTGCTGACCAAGAGGGACTTTGTGACGGGCTTCTCCTGCCTCCACTGGGCTGCCAAGCAGGGCAACGAGGAGCTGTTGACACAGCTACTGGAGCACGCCAAGCAGAACAATGTTCCTGTGGATGTTAATGTACGCTCTAGTGCTGGGTACACTCCCCTTCACCTGGCCGCtatgcatggacacacacag GTTGTACGTGTGCTGGTAGACCAGTGGTCTGTAGACTCAGAGGCCAGAGACTACAGTGGGAGGAGAGCTGTCCAGTACCTCCCCCCTGGAGTCTCCACTACTGCAGCCCTGGAGCCAGGGAGCGGGACCAGCCCTATAGGAGGAGGAGAATCAGACACAGAAAACACAGACAGCGGGGCACAAGGGGGGCGGTGGAGATTACCCAGAGTTCTCCAGTCCAACCTGAACCAACTGAGGCTGCTGAACGGAtcgggagaggggggagggagggggaggggggtcagGAAGGAGCAAGGCTGTTCAGAGGAAGTCGTCTCTGAGTCGGATCAACGCACGGCTCCACCGAGGACGCCACAAGACCCAGATCATCCACAGCACCTCCTTCAGAGGGAcgggggagggagtggaggagggggatACGGGGGAGACCAGCCCAACCAGCCCCCTCAAAGGCAGACCAATGTCCAATCTGTTTGGATAAGTCACTGCACTGTTAGAATCGCACGTACAGTAACAGTTCAAAGGCGGCCCTAA